From the genome of Cytobacillus luteolus, one region includes:
- a CDS encoding CheR family methyltransferase, with product MSHDYEEFIMKIKRKSGIDLSLYKEAQMKRRLTSLYEKKGYTSFKDYYQAMSTEQALFQEFLDRMTINVSEFYRNGKRWEVLEQKILPKLLDKNPRIKIWSAACSTGEEPYTLAMILSNFLPLQSISILATDIDENVIARAKLGIYPERSLQEVPENMKRKYFTADGDFYKVSDDIKKAVTFKKHNLLAEPFDTQFDLIVCRNVLIYFTEEAKNLLYKKFSDALKTDGIFFVGSTEQIFNPSHYNFDTEDTFFYRKK from the coding sequence ATGTCCCATGATTATGAAGAGTTTATAATGAAGATAAAGCGAAAGTCAGGTATAGACCTTTCCCTATACAAAGAAGCTCAAATGAAAAGAAGACTAACTTCTTTGTATGAGAAGAAGGGTTACACAAGCTTCAAAGACTATTATCAAGCAATGTCTACTGAACAAGCTTTATTTCAGGAATTTTTAGATAGAATGACGATTAATGTGTCTGAATTTTATCGGAATGGTAAAAGGTGGGAGGTTTTGGAGCAGAAAATTCTTCCTAAGCTTTTAGATAAAAATCCACGTATAAAGATATGGAGTGCTGCATGCTCTACAGGTGAAGAGCCTTATACACTTGCTATGATATTATCTAATTTCTTACCACTACAAAGCATCTCTATTTTAGCAACAGATATTGATGAAAATGTAATTGCTAGAGCGAAGTTGGGTATATACCCAGAAAGATCTCTTCAGGAAGTGCCTGAGAATATGAAACGAAAATATTTTACAGCAGATGGTGACTTTTATAAAGTTAGCGACGATATTAAAAAGGCTGTAACCTTTAAAAAGCACAACCTCCTTGCAGAGCCCTTTGATACACAGTTTGACTTAATTGTATGTCGAAATGTTTTAATTTATTTTACTGAGGAAGCAAAAAATCTCTTATACAAAAAATTTAGTGATGCTCTTAAGACGGATGGAATCTTTTTTGTCGGAAGCACAGAACAAATATTCAACCCAAGCCATTATAATTTCGATACTGAGGATACATTTTTTTACCGTAAGAAATAA
- the aroC gene encoding chorismate synthase: protein MRYLTAGESHGPQLTTIIEGVPAGLPITAEDINEDLARRQKGHGRGRRMLIEKDQVQILSGIRHGKSLGSPITLVVENNDWKHWTNIMGIEPLEEIQDDEIKRKITRPRPGHADLNGALKYGHRDMRNVLERSSARETTVRVAAGAVAKKILSHLGIKVAGHVLEIGGVRANPPAYQSIEELQVITEQSPVRCFDRNKEQEMMDAIDKAKENGDSIGGIVEVIVEGVPAGVGSYVHYDRKLDAKIASAIISINAFKGVEFGIGFEAARKQGSEVHDEILWDEENGYTRKTNNLGGFEGGMTTGMPIVVRGVMKPIPTLYKPLQSVDIESKEPFQASIERSDSCAVPAASVVAESVVAWEIASAIVSQFGQDRMNLILENVEKMKDYSRSF from the coding sequence ATGAGATACTTAACAGCAGGAGAATCCCATGGACCTCAGTTAACAACAATCATAGAAGGGGTACCAGCGGGTTTACCGATAACTGCAGAAGATATAAATGAGGACTTAGCTAGAAGACAAAAAGGACATGGTCGAGGCCGGAGAATGTTAATTGAAAAAGACCAAGTCCAAATCTTGAGTGGAATCAGACATGGAAAATCATTAGGTTCACCGATTACATTAGTGGTTGAAAACAATGATTGGAAGCACTGGACAAATATAATGGGGATTGAGCCACTTGAAGAAATTCAGGATGATGAGATTAAGCGTAAGATTACTAGGCCCCGTCCTGGACATGCAGATTTAAATGGAGCTCTGAAATATGGACATCGAGACATGCGTAATGTCTTAGAGCGTTCTTCTGCTAGAGAAACAACAGTTAGAGTAGCAGCAGGAGCTGTAGCTAAAAAGATACTATCCCATTTGGGAATCAAGGTAGCTGGTCATGTGCTTGAAATTGGTGGGGTCAGAGCAAATCCTCCAGCTTATCAATCAATAGAAGAATTACAAGTTATAACTGAGCAATCACCTGTTCGATGCTTTGATCGTAACAAAGAACAAGAGATGATGGATGCGATAGATAAAGCTAAGGAAAATGGCGATTCCATTGGTGGAATTGTCGAAGTGATTGTGGAAGGGGTTCCCGCAGGTGTTGGGAGTTATGTCCACTATGACCGAAAGTTAGATGCTAAAATTGCATCAGCAATCATTAGTATAAATGCATTTAAGGGTGTTGAATTTGGTATTGGATTTGAGGCTGCTAGGAAACAGGGTAGTGAAGTTCATGATGAGATTCTTTGGGATGAGGAAAATGGCTATACGAGAAAAACGAATAATTTAGGTGGTTTTGAGGGCGGAATGACTACAGGTATGCCTATTGTTGTAAGGGGAGTAATGAAGCCAATACCTACCTTATACAAACCTTTACAAAGTGTTGATATTGAGTCAAAGGAACCGTTTCAAGCTAGTATCGAGAGATCAGACAGCTGTGCAGTACCTGCTGCAAGTGTAGTGGCTGAATCAGTTGTTGCATGGGAAATAGCATCGGCTATTGTTAGCCAGTTTGGACAGGACCGAATGAATCTAATTTTAGAAAATGTAGAGAAAATGAAGGACTATTCTAGGAGCTTCTAA
- the aroB gene encoding 3-dehydroquinate synthase, translated as MDTLNIKTHSKTYPLYIGSGILPELSAILRNLNLSITKILIISDDQVAPLYMDSVTTQIKSEYPIIEFIIPSGEASKNIDWFYECQTCALSNGLDRSSLIIALGGGVVGDLAGFVAATFQRGIPFIQIPTTLLAHDSAVGGKVAINHPLGKNMIGAFHQPEAVIFNIDFIETLPKKELLSGFAEVIKEAIIWDKSFYNWLRNNITTLSDLKDEKLQYAIEQGISIKSQIVAMDEKENDIRAILNFGHTLGHAIEAELGYGEITHGEAVLIGMLFAIKVSEETYPRHLYYEEFKQWFSNFGYCTDLPAALDKSRLVQRMKKDKKANAGTIRMVLLKEIGKVEVQEVRDDLLYKLLN; from the coding sequence ATGGATACGTTAAACATTAAAACCCATTCAAAAACGTATCCTCTATACATTGGAAGTGGTATCCTCCCTGAACTATCTGCAATTTTAAGGAATCTTAATTTGTCCATCACAAAAATTTTAATTATTTCTGATGACCAAGTGGCTCCTTTATATATGGATAGTGTTACAACTCAGATAAAGTCTGAATACCCTATTATTGAGTTTATTATTCCTAGTGGGGAAGCTTCCAAAAATATTGATTGGTTCTATGAGTGTCAAACCTGTGCACTCTCAAATGGTCTAGACCGTTCATCACTGATTATTGCATTAGGTGGTGGGGTTGTTGGCGATCTTGCCGGTTTTGTTGCAGCTACTTTTCAAAGAGGAATTCCCTTTATCCAAATTCCTACGACACTATTGGCGCATGATAGTGCTGTAGGAGGAAAGGTAGCAATTAATCACCCTCTCGGAAAAAATATGATCGGTGCATTTCACCAACCTGAGGCCGTTATTTTTAATATTGATTTCATAGAAACTTTACCTAAAAAGGAACTCTTATCTGGTTTCGCTGAGGTTATTAAGGAAGCAATCATTTGGGATAAATCCTTTTATAACTGGTTGAGAAACAATATTACAACATTATCAGATCTAAAAGATGAAAAACTTCAATATGCCATCGAACAAGGCATTTCTATAAAATCTCAAATTGTAGCAATGGATGAGAAGGAAAATGACATTCGAGCCATTTTAAATTTTGGGCATACGCTTGGGCACGCTATTGAAGCTGAGCTTGGATATGGTGAAATCACACATGGAGAAGCAGTGTTAATCGGTATGTTATTTGCTATCAAAGTGAGTGAGGAAACTTATCCTAGACATTTATATTATGAAGAATTTAAACAATGGTTTTCGAATTTTGGTTACTGCACCGACCTTCCTGCTGCTTTAGATAAATCACGTTTAGTACAAAGAATGAAAAAAGATAAAAAAGCCAACGCAGGTACGATTCGAATGGTCTTACTAAAGGAAATAGGCAAGGTTGAAGTACAAGAAGTTAGAGATGATTTACTATATAAACTATTAAACTAA
- the aroH gene encoding chorismate mutase, which yields MVRGIRGAITVEENEANQIIASTEQLLREMIDANKVEARDVAQVIISVTEDINDAFPAAALRRLEGWNYVPVMCTKEIPVPNSLSKCIRVMLTVNTNTNQEDINHIYLKNAVQLRPDLTRKNS from the coding sequence ATGGTCCGTGGGATAAGAGGTGCAATTACAGTTGAGGAAAATGAAGCGAATCAAATAATTGCTTCGACAGAACAGTTGCTTCGTGAAATGATCGATGCAAACAAGGTTGAGGCAAGGGATGTTGCTCAAGTTATTATATCTGTGACCGAAGATATTAATGATGCTTTCCCTGCTGCAGCACTTAGGCGTCTTGAGGGATGGAACTACGTACCGGTAATGTGTACAAAAGAAATACCCGTACCAAACTCCCTTTCAAAATGTATTAGGGTCATGTTAACGGTGAACACCAATACAAATCAAGAGGATATAAATCATATATATCTTAAGAATGCTGTGCAGTTAAGACCTGATTTAACCAGGAAAAACAGTTAG
- the trpE gene encoding anthranilate synthase component I: MSKKNEEFSSFLSDCQRYKTIPIIKKIVGDTLTPIQLFQNLEKEASFLLESKDQHSEWSRYSFVGLDPFLFIDEINGEFMIKGKNQLTLVKSPTLKGAFSWIKNYLVSKELSIPVPFTGGAVGYIGYDAVSTIEKVPENDNNDLKMKRYHFFFCETILAFDHDTKELTIIHYIRLNGDEDDRCKAALYEQGIAKMNFYVAKILQNNKHDMLQSPPNFKDVSFENIKTNYEKERFLQDVNKIKDYIAAGDVFQAVLSQRFEIPIKVSGFQLYRVLRMVNPSPYLFYIKSEDVEIVGSSPERLIKIQNGDLEIHPIAGTRRRGRTPEEDEALAVELLQDEKEKAEHYMLVDLARNDIGRVSKYGTVQTPVLMELGRFSHVMHLISKVTGILSEKIEPIDALLAAFPAGTVSGAPKIRAMQILSELEPTARNLYAGTIAYVGFDGNIDSCITIRTILLKEGVGYIQAGAGIVADSIPENEWKETLNKASALIKTIEIAHEMFASQEESYV; this comes from the coding sequence ATGTCAAAGAAAAACGAAGAGTTTTCCTCATTTTTATCGGATTGTCAAAGATACAAAACAATTCCGATCATTAAAAAAATAGTTGGCGATACGCTAACACCCATTCAACTATTCCAAAATCTAGAAAAAGAAGCCTCTTTTTTGTTAGAAAGTAAAGATCAACATTCAGAATGGTCTAGGTATTCTTTTGTTGGCCTTGATCCGTTTTTATTTATCGATGAGATAAATGGAGAATTTATGATTAAGGGTAAAAATCAACTTACTCTTGTTAAATCACCAACGTTAAAAGGTGCGTTTTCATGGATTAAAAATTATTTAGTAAGTAAAGAATTATCAATCCCTGTACCATTTACTGGAGGTGCAGTAGGGTATATTGGGTATGATGCTGTATCTACAATTGAGAAAGTACCTGAAAACGATAATAACGATTTGAAAATGAAACGGTATCACTTCTTTTTTTGTGAGACAATACTCGCATTTGACCATGATACGAAAGAGCTTACAATTATTCATTATATCCGTCTTAATGGCGATGAGGACGACCGATGTAAAGCTGCCTTATATGAACAAGGGATTGCAAAGATGAATTTCTACGTAGCTAAAATACTGCAAAATAATAAACATGATATGCTACAATCGCCTCCCAACTTTAAGGATGTAAGCTTTGAAAATATTAAAACAAATTATGAGAAAGAACGATTTCTACAAGATGTAAATAAAATCAAGGATTATATTGCAGCGGGTGATGTATTTCAAGCAGTGTTATCCCAGAGGTTCGAAATTCCTATTAAAGTAAGTGGGTTTCAACTGTATAGAGTGCTAAGAATGGTAAACCCTTCACCTTACCTTTTTTATATAAAGAGTGAAGATGTAGAAATTGTTGGTAGCTCTCCAGAGAGATTAATTAAGATACAAAATGGAGATTTGGAAATACATCCGATTGCAGGAACAAGAAGAAGAGGAAGAACTCCTGAAGAAGATGAGGCACTAGCAGTTGAATTACTCCAGGATGAGAAAGAAAAAGCTGAGCACTATATGCTAGTTGATTTAGCAAGAAATGATATAGGGCGGGTTTCCAAGTATGGAACAGTGCAAACCCCGGTACTTATGGAGTTAGGTCGGTTTTCACATGTTATGCATTTAATCTCGAAAGTCACTGGCATTCTTTCTGAAAAAATTGAACCTATTGATGCTTTACTTGCTGCTTTTCCAGCGGGAACGGTTTCTGGAGCTCCTAAAATTCGTGCGATGCAAATTTTGTCTGAACTAGAACCCACCGCCAGAAATTTATATGCCGGAACAATTGCTTATGTAGGGTTTGATGGGAATATCGATTCTTGTATTACAATTCGTACGATTCTCTTGAAGGAAGGTGTTGGCTATATTCAAGCTGGTGCTGGCATTGTAGCTGACTCAATTCCTGAAAATGAATGGAAAGAAACCTTAAATAAAGCAAGTGCACTCATTAAAACAATTGAAATTGCGCATGAGATGTTTGCGAGCCAGGAGGAATCGTATGTTTAA
- the trpD gene encoding anthranilate phosphoribosyltransferase, which produces MFKQLLNKCINGEILTIDEAKSLMNEIMSGRATASQIASLLSILRFRGETIDEMTGFASAMRDHMMVLEYEDPNIIDTCGTGGDGVSTFNISTATAITVSALGVKVAKHGNRAVSSKSGSADVLEHLGVDIQSSKEEAKLALKDRGMSFLFAPYYHSAMKNAVTPRAEIGFRTVFNLLGPLANPARCKKQVIGVYSFKYAEKMAHTLNNLGSEHVLLVTGRDGLDECSISSETDVVELKNGQIKKYVLTPEEVGLERGSLKNIQVNTVSESARLIEQVLSGKGNQDALNIVSFNAGAALYVAGKVPSINDGVSLAKESLISGKVKSHFNSLRSVKETFHAH; this is translated from the coding sequence ATGTTTAAACAACTTTTAAATAAATGCATAAATGGTGAAATATTAACGATAGATGAAGCGAAATCTTTAATGAATGAGATTATGTCTGGCAGAGCAACGGCCAGCCAAATTGCAAGTCTCCTATCCATTTTACGCTTTAGGGGAGAAACGATTGATGAGATGACAGGTTTTGCGAGTGCGATGCGTGACCATATGATGGTTTTAGAATATGAAGATCCAAATATAATAGACACTTGTGGTACTGGAGGAGACGGGGTATCAACATTTAACATTTCCACAGCTACTGCCATAACTGTTTCCGCACTTGGGGTTAAAGTCGCTAAGCATGGAAATCGTGCAGTGTCATCGAAAAGCGGGAGTGCTGATGTACTTGAGCATTTAGGGGTTGATATCCAGTCATCAAAAGAGGAAGCAAAGCTAGCTTTAAAAGATAGAGGTATGAGTTTTCTATTTGCACCGTACTATCATTCTGCAATGAAAAATGCTGTAACACCTCGGGCTGAAATAGGGTTTAGAACAGTATTCAATTTGTTAGGTCCTTTAGCCAATCCGGCACGTTGTAAAAAACAGGTCATTGGTGTTTATTCATTTAAATACGCCGAGAAAATGGCTCATACACTTAACAACTTGGGTTCAGAGCATGTATTGCTAGTAACAGGCAGAGATGGCCTTGATGAATGTAGTATTAGTTCTGAGACCGACGTTGTTGAATTAAAAAACGGACAGATTAAGAAGTATGTTCTTACACCGGAAGAAGTTGGTTTAGAACGCGGAAGCCTAAAAAATATACAAGTAAATACTGTGTCAGAAAGTGCTAGGTTGATAGAACAAGTGTTATCTGGGAAAGGGAATCAAGATGCGTTAAATATTGTTTCCTTTAACGCTGGTGCTGCCCTTTATGTCGCTGGGAAGGTACCTTCAATCAATGATGGAGTCAGTCTTGCAAAAGAGTCCTTAATAAGCGGTAAGGTGAAAAGTCATTTTAATTCCTTAAGAAGTGTAAAGGAGACATTCCATGCTCACTAA
- the trpC gene encoding indole-3-glycerol phosphate synthase TrpC — protein sequence MLTKIIETKYEEVKKIILPEYDIFDRKSLYKALHNSNREIGLIAEVKKASPSKGIIRQEFNPTQIALDYMNVHVDAMSVLTDELYFQGSSQYLRDIKELVDVPVLRKDFIVDSLQIEQSVRVGADAILLIGEVLEPTQLHEFYSEAYEKGLECLVEVHSYEILEKILKVFEPKILGVNNRNLKTFSTSILQTKELVTYIPPGSLLVSESGIHSHQDLLDVKGYGAKAVLVGEAFMKVEKPGDAVRELFGEKINDEG from the coding sequence ATGCTCACTAAAATCATTGAGACTAAATATGAAGAGGTTAAAAAAATTATCCTGCCAGAGTATGATATTTTCGACAGGAAATCCTTATATAAAGCACTTCACAATTCCAATAGAGAGATTGGGTTAATTGCTGAAGTTAAAAAAGCTTCACCTTCGAAGGGGATAATAAGGCAGGAATTTAACCCGACACAAATCGCACTAGATTATATGAATGTGCATGTAGACGCAATGTCTGTTTTAACCGATGAACTATACTTCCAAGGTTCAAGTCAATACTTAAGAGATATAAAAGAATTAGTTGATGTTCCTGTCTTAAGAAAGGACTTTATAGTAGATTCCTTGCAAATAGAACAGAGTGTCAGAGTAGGAGCGGATGCAATCCTATTAATTGGAGAAGTATTAGAGCCGACTCAATTACATGAATTTTATAGTGAAGCATATGAGAAAGGCCTTGAATGCCTAGTGGAAGTACACTCTTATGAGATATTAGAAAAAATACTTAAGGTATTTGAACCTAAAATACTAGGTGTAAATAACCGTAATCTTAAGACATTTTCTACCTCCATTTTACAGACAAAAGAGTTAGTAACTTATATTCCACCTGGGAGCCTACTCGTAAGTGAGAGTGGAATTCATAGCCACCAAGACCTTTTAGATGTAAAAGGATATGGTGCAAAAGCAGTGCTCGTTGGTGAAGCCTTTATGAAAGTAGAAAAACCCGGAGATGCTGTAAGGGAATTATTTGGAGAAAAAATCAATGATGAAGGTTAG
- a CDS encoding phosphoribosylanthranilate isomerase: MKVRLKYCGNKSLTDLQVACNSNADYIGVIFAESKRKVYAEDLSRWLVQVDLQTKELVGVFVNGTADEIANVVSRVPLSIIQCHGTESAEQLIEIKSIINLPIWKAIHHSDDALEVMRSLRGIVDGFVIDSKVKGMWGGTGITFDWNRVGDYMLEADSQGVPCFIAGGITPQNISTLLQFHPNGIDLSSGIEVDGIKNKQLVRELEERLGLYEASSRS; encoded by the coding sequence ATGAAGGTTAGGCTTAAATATTGTGGAAATAAATCGCTAACTGATTTACAAGTAGCTTGTAATAGTAACGCAGATTATATTGGCGTTATTTTTGCAGAAAGCAAAAGAAAAGTTTATGCAGAAGATCTGTCTCGGTGGTTAGTACAAGTAGACCTTCAAACAAAAGAGCTGGTAGGTGTATTCGTTAATGGAACAGCAGATGAAATAGCAAATGTAGTTTCTAGGGTTCCCTTATCTATTATTCAGTGTCATGGTACTGAAAGTGCTGAACAACTTATTGAAATTAAATCAATTATAAATTTACCAATATGGAAAGCTATCCATCATTCAGATGATGCCCTCGAGGTTATGCGTAGTTTGCGAGGTATTGTTGATGGATTCGTTATAGATAGTAAAGTAAAAGGCATGTGGGGCGGAACAGGTATTACTTTTGATTGGAATAGAGTAGGAGATTACATGCTTGAAGCCGATTCACAAGGTGTCCCTTGTTTTATCGCAGGAGGAATAACACCGCAGAATATATCTACTTTATTACAATTTCATCCTAATGGGATTGACCTTTCTAGTGGGATAGAGGTGGATGGGATTAAAAATAAACAACTGGTTAGAGAATTAGAAGAAAGGTTGGGATTGTATGAAGCAAGTTCCAGATCATAG
- the trpB gene encoding tryptophan synthase subunit beta, whose product MKQVPDHRGRFGDFGGKFVPETLMQPLEEIEQALDEALKDPSFSIDYHAILKEYSGRPTALTYAENITKKLGGAKIFLKREDLNHTGAHKINNAIGQALLAKRMGKNKIIAETGAGQHGVAAATVAARFGLECKVFMGEEDIKRQQLNVFRMELLGAKVEPVTSGSKTLKDATNEAIRYWVQHCHDHFYMIGSVVGPHPYPKMVRDFQRIIGDEAKRQFLAREGNPPTAVVACVGGGSNAIGMFYPFIQDDVKLIGVEAAGKGISTNQHAATITKGTKGIIHGSLTYLLQDESGQIIEPYSISAGLDYPGVGPEHSYLASIGRVQYESITDGEALEALQLLAREEGIIPAIESAHALAKAFQLAKKMDSKETILVCLSGRGDKDVYSLVEHLKGGEGIESNLLSETIHA is encoded by the coding sequence ATGAAGCAAGTTCCAGATCATAGAGGAAGGTTTGGCGATTTTGGAGGGAAATTTGTACCAGAAACATTAATGCAACCATTAGAAGAGATTGAACAAGCACTAGATGAAGCGTTAAAGGATCCCTCATTTTCAATAGATTATCACGCAATATTGAAAGAATACTCAGGAAGACCTACGGCATTAACCTATGCCGAAAATATCACCAAGAAACTTGGTGGTGCGAAAATTTTCCTAAAGCGAGAGGATCTAAATCATACAGGTGCACACAAAATCAATAATGCTATAGGTCAGGCTCTTTTAGCTAAGAGGATGGGAAAGAATAAAATAATAGCCGAGACTGGGGCAGGTCAGCATGGAGTGGCTGCTGCAACAGTTGCTGCAAGATTTGGATTGGAATGTAAGGTTTTTATGGGAGAAGAAGATATAAAAAGGCAACAATTAAATGTTTTTCGTATGGAGTTATTAGGAGCAAAGGTTGAGCCTGTTACTAGTGGAAGTAAAACATTAAAGGATGCCACTAATGAGGCAATACGATATTGGGTTCAACATTGTCATGATCATTTTTACATGATTGGTTCTGTAGTTGGGCCTCATCCTTATCCAAAAATGGTTCGTGATTTCCAACGGATTATAGGTGATGAGGCTAAAAGACAATTTCTTGCTAGAGAGGGAAATCCACCTACAGCTGTGGTTGCTTGTGTAGGGGGAGGAAGTAATGCAATTGGAATGTTTTATCCTTTTATACAGGACGATGTGAAACTAATCGGAGTTGAAGCAGCAGGAAAAGGTATTTCGACAAACCAGCATGCCGCAACCATTACGAAAGGAACAAAAGGAATTATCCATGGTTCATTAACTTACTTACTACAGGATGAGAGTGGTCAAATAATTGAGCCGTATTCCATTTCTGCAGGACTAGATTATCCCGGGGTAGGTCCTGAACACTCATATTTAGCAAGTATAGGTAGAGTGCAGTATGAAAGTATTACAGATGGCGAGGCACTTGAAGCTCTGCAGTTACTGGCGAGAGAAGAGGGTATTATTCCTGCCATTGAATCTGCTCATGCTTTAGCAAAGGCCTTTCAACTGGCTAAGAAAATGGATTCAAAGGAGACGATTCTTGTTTGCCTTTCGGGTAGAGGTGACAAAGATGTTTATTCACTAGTTGAACATTTGAAGGGGGGCGAAGGAATTGAGTCAAACCTAT